The genomic interval TAATCTTCTGGTAATCTTGAGGACGGTGGTGATGTTGAAATCGTTTGATTGTGAGCAGTAGATTATTTTTTTATGCGTTGTTAATTAGGGTAAGCATACCAAAGAAATGACTAATACAGCCGGCTAACACAAATAAATGCCAAATTGCATGATGATAGCGCATATTTTTGGCAACGTAGAATCCTATGCCTAATGAGTAAGCCAAGCCCCCAATTAGAATCCATATTAAAAAAGAAGGAGGAACGCTTGCTAATAAAGGTTTTATGGCAATAACTATAATCCACCCCATTAAGAGATAAACCAAAATAGAAATCCATTTTTTTTTGCCCATAGCAAATATCTTTAGAACAATCCCAAGTAGAGTCAAGCCCCAAATTACTCCAAAAAGTGTCCATCCCCATCCACCGCGCATTGTGCCAATGGTAACCGGAGTATAGGTTCCAGCGATCAACAGAAATATCGAAGAATGATCTAAGATGCGAAAAAAACGTTTTATGTAGGGTTGAGTAAAAGTATGGTATAAAGTGGAAGAAAGAAATAGTATAATCATTGTAGCGCCGTAGATACTAAAGGAAACGATCTTCCAAGTATCGCTCATTTGAGCGGCAAAAACTACCAAGATTACTAGTGCAGCAATAGATATACCCACACCAATGCCATGTGTAATGGCGTTTGCCAGCTCTTCTCCAGAACTCTGTTGGGGGCTAAGGGGTATGCGGTCTAAAAATCTCTTTTGTGAATTCATCTTCTATATAAAGCGGATATTCTCTCTTCCATGCCAGCCGGAACAAGATCTTGTATGCTTTGCCCACGAGTAATTCTTGTCCTGATGTCGGATGAGGAAATGGGACACAGCGGCATATCCAATATAGTATGTTGAATTTGGCTTAAAACATCGCAAGGCATAACACTATCAGGTCGGGGCAAGATGATGAAATGGAGCTTAGTTTTTAACCAGTCAAAATCGTGCCATTGAGGCAGTTTTTGCAGGTTATCTGCTCCAATAATAAAAGCAAAACTCTGATTTGGATTGTTAGCCATCAGTTTTTTTACCAAATCGCTGGTATAACCGCTTTCCCCACGTTCAGCATCCCACACTTCAATGGGAGTGCGGAAATCTTCAGCGGGGTGGATAGTGAAATGCAGAGGAGTAAAGTGGTCTACAGCTTCTTTGGCTAAGGTAAGCCTATTATCGTAATCTAAAATAATGCTTTCACCTTTGAAATTGTGGTTAAAACTTGGAACAAGAATAATCTTGTGTACTGGGCTAAGGCTTAGAACCTCTTTGGCCACATATAAGTGTCCATTGTGGATAGGATCAAAGCTACCTCCCAGTATGGCATAGGATCCGGTTAGCAAATTTCGCTGAGGCATAATTGAGCTAAAACTTACGTTCCAATTTGCGAGTTTCTTTGGAGCCGGGGTATTTTGCCTTAAGCTTGGAAAAATACTCGTTAGCGGCTTCGTTGTTTCCCTGGTGTTTATGAAGTAGAGCAGAATAATATAAGGATTTTCTATCCAGGCTGTCTGTATTGCCAAGTTCGGTAACTTCTTCAAAATACATTAGTGCAGCGCTGTAATCCTTCATTTTGTAGTAGATATACCCGTTTTGATACTTCTTCTCAATAAGTTTATATTGGGCGCGGCGGATATAGCTCAAGGCATCTTCATAGCGCGAGTCGCTGGGAAAACGCTCAAGGAAATTATGAAATGCATCAATGCTTAATAGGGTTAGTTCCTGATCGTAAGCCGGTTTTAAAGATTCTTCAAAGAAACAAACGGCGACCCGATAATAAGCATCTGCGGCATTTATGTGATCTGGAAATCCATCGATGAATTGTTGATATTTCAATCTGGCATCGGTAAACTTGTTCATGGCAAAATAACAATCTGCAAGCCTCAGCGTAGCATAAGCAGTAGCCGCAGATTTTCTTTCGAACGATATATCGTCGTAGAGTGTGGCTGCCTTGCTATACTTACCAGATGCATAATACTCGTCTGCTAATGCCAGTCTTTCTTCTGTGCTCAGATTACTAATGTTTCTGCTACAAGCGCCAAGGGCAAGAATGATCAACAGTAGGATGCTGAGATATCTTCTCATGAAATGTCCTTTATTCAATTGTCCATAATAAAAATATGATTGATGCTACTGCGGTGCCAACGATAATCGGTTCAAACCACTGTAAGCGAGGAGCGGAAAAACTTGATTGCTCGCTTTCATCGGGCACAAAATCGTAGTTATCGATACGCAGCAATCTGTTTTCGGGTAATTTTGTTTGCTTGGTAATAAAGCTATAAACGGGAATACGTTCTGTACGGTAAGAAAAGAAATTTTTGTGTTCTAAGATTTTCCATTTGAGGCTTAATTCCACACTGGCTAAAACTGCTGAGTCAATACCGTAATCGGTAAGATTTGGTGTTTCTGTATCAGGTTCATAGCCTCTCAAGGGAGAGTTAGATAGCGATTGTCTGAGATCAAATGAGCGTTCCAATAAGATTTTGCTTAGGCTTTGGTTAAGGGCGGGAGTCCACTCACCGCAGCGGATATCCAAAAATAGCGGTTGAGAGGGATCCAAATAGTCCGCAATTTGCTGAGCAATTAGCTCCGATTCTGCGTGCAACTTCTCTGCCCATGCAGAAACAGCACAGGCAGAAAAGAGCACTACAAAAGCGAGAACTTTAATGAAACGACTGTGAAACACGATATACTATTGCATCTGGTTTAAAAGCTTTTCTACTATGTCCATTCTGGAATAGTTTGGAAAGTCTTTTTTAAGCTTATTAAGTTCATTTTTAGCTGTTTGGTGATCTCCCATATTCATGTGGCACATGCCAATCTTAAGTTGGGTATCAGCAATTTTCCAAGATTTGGGATATTGGGAATGCACATTATTAAATTCACGCAATGCATTAGTAAACTGAGCCTGAGCATAATAGCTTTCGCCTTTCCAATAGATGGCATTTCCGGCATAAACACTGTTGGGATATTTCTGCACAAAAGTATCTAGTTTCTTGATTGCCTGGCCAAAATTGCCATTATAATATTCGTCTCGAGCTGCTTCATATTCAGGTTTTTCGCTTGCAGCGTTTTGCTGAGCGGTAGCGGCATCTGTGGCAGCTTGAACATTATTATCTTTGAGGTGGTTAAGTTCTAGCTTTAGGGCACTTATTTCAGCTTGCAAATTATCAATCTCTCGGGTATTTACTTCCATTTGATGAATGTCTGGAGTAAGTGCTGCAGCTTGTTCGGGGCTGAGCCCTTCGGTTCTAAGCGCATTAATCCTGTTTTCTAAATCCCGAATCATGTTTACAATCTCACGATCCGAATTAACTACGTCTTCGGTTAGTATATCCATTGCAGCAGCCATTTCGGCTACTTCTGCAATAAGTCCCTTCATATCTTCTTCGTTTTGAAGGAATTGGCTTTGCACATATTCTGGATCCAGATCCGCTGAAGAAGTTGTTAGATCTCTCCTACTTTGCATAATCTCTTTGCGTAGAACTACAAGTTCTTCATTGTTTTGTGCAAGGTCCTCTTCCAATTGATCCATTCGATCTTGTTGTTCACGGATAGCCTTGTTGCTAACACAGCCACTTATGAGTATGAGTGTTAAACAGATAAGAAAAAATTGCTTCATTTTAGTTCTCCCTTTTGAGTTAATTATTTGCCAAAAAGGCTTTATAACCTTTGTAGGTGGAGTATAAATCGGCTTTGGAACACAATTCATATAGCGAGTGCATCCCCATCAAGCCAACTCCGCAATCTATAACTTCAGCGCCGAGGTTTGCCAGAAAATAAGCAATGGTACCTCCTCCACCTTCATCAACTTTGCCAAGCTCACCCATTTGCCAAAACACGCCGGCATCATTAAATATTCTGATTACTTTGGCAGTAAATTCTGCACTGGCATCATTGCAGGAATATTTTCCCCCACTACCAGTGAATTTTGATAATCCAACGCCATGATTGAAGATTACTGCATTTTGCTTTTCATGCACATTGGGGTAATTGGGGTCTATAACGGCGGTAACATCACCACTAAGTATCTCTGCATTTATAAATGCTTTGCGGAGATTTGTGCTGGAATTGTCCTCTTTGTTATATGCCATTAAATCGCTAACAAAATCCTGAATAAAGATTGAGTTTGCACCAGTTGCACCTTGGCTGCCCACTTCTTCCTTATCTGAAAAATAGACAATCATAGTGCGTTTAGCTTTCTTGGTAGAGTTGTCTAAAAGAGCAGTTAATGCAGTATAGGCACAAATGCGGTCATCCTGACCATAACCTACAACCATAGAACTGTCTATTCCGGCATCGCGACATTTGTATGCAGGAACTAAATACAGCTCTGCGGAAATAAAATCTTCTTCTTTAATGCCGTATTTATCGTTAAGAACTTTTAAGGCATAAGCTTTTGCCGCTTCTTTCTCTTCACTTTTGGGTTCAACCATACCACCAAAAACCAGATTCATCTTGGAAGCGTCTATGGCTTCTGCCAAATTCTTTGTATACTGTTCTTTTCGTGCTAAATGCGGTAACAGATCCGGAATAATGAATACAGGTTCGTCGTCTTTTTCACCGAGACTAATCTCAAGCACTTTACCATTTGTTTGTACTACTACTCCATGTAAAGAAAGCGGAGTGGAGACCCATTGGTACTTTTTGATGCCTCCATAGTAGTGGGTGCGCATACATGCCATCTGCGATGAAGAATCTTCATAAAGAGGGTTTTGTTTAAGATCCACCCTGGGTGCATCTATGTGAGAAGCTACCATATTAAACCCCTTGCTGATGGGTTCGCTTCCTAACACGGCTATTGCCATGGTTTTACCCCTGAATATGCCATATACCTTGTCACCACCTTTTTTGGAATAAATATCTGTGAATCTATGCTTTTTAAGTAAAGCTTCCACCCAAGATGTAGTTTCGCGCTCAGTTTTAGCATCGTTCAGAAATTTCTTGTACGCCACTGCGTATGTCATGGCGGCTTTTTGATCGGAGGAAGAAGCATCTTTCCAGAAGTTCTTGCGCTCGTAGCTTAATTTGTTTTTTTCCTTGTTTTTTTTCATTCTTTACTCCATTTATCTTTTACAAAACTTCTAAAATCTTAAGCCTGCGTTCCCCCATAGGGGCTTTTATTAGGGCTAATTCACCAGGCTTTTTGCCTAAAAGCCCTTTGCCAATAGGCGAAACTACAGATACAATTTGCAGGATGCTTTCATCATCATAGAAATTCAATTCTGCGGCACCTACAACTTTGAAACATAGTTCTTCGCCGGTGTCTTCATCTTTGGTCTTACAGCTGCTGCCAAACCTTACTGCATCGTGCGGAAATCCGGAAGGATCTACCACTTTTAGTTGCGCTGCCCTACGGCGTAGATAGTCTATTTCGCCATCGATTGCTCGCTGTCGCTCCTTGGCTGCTTTATACTCTGCATTTTCGCTAAGATCGCCAAATTCGCGGGCGATAGCTACGGCTTTTATAACCTCGGGTCGCTCTGTCATTAGATCGTTGATTCTTTTCTGCAACCGTTCCATACCTTGTACAGTGATAAATACGCTCAGATCCACTACGCTTTTGTTCCCTTTTTTCTGCTTAGAGTCTTTTGGGCGGCTAATCCCGCCTTTTTTACCCTGGCGTTACCGCTTTTTGCCCATATTTCGATTGGGGCCTCAAGAGACTCATCATAATTTGTGATGGAAGCGCTTAAAAGCTCAACAATTTGGGGATCGCGAGATATACCAAACTCTTTCCATACATCGAGATAGGTTTCTCTGGAAAGCTTGGCAACGGTTTTGAGAAACTGAGTATGCAGAGGCTGAAGATCACCCAAGGGATATACCCAATGGTTTTGTAAGTGATTAAGTATTTGTTGAATAAGATCTTCGCGCCGTTTTATCAGCTTCATACAAAGGTTAATGGAAGCTTTGGCGAGATCCGGATTACGATCTTTACTCCAAGCATATAACTTGGTAATGTATTTATCTGGATACTTGCGCAATAATGGAAGCATTACTCTGTCTAAAAGAGCATTGATCTGCGAACCATCGGCAAATTCTATCATTTCTTCTATCAAGGGAATGTATGTTCCGGGATTTTTATTTGTTAGCTTTGCAAGTATGGTGTTGAAAGCTAGTTTGCCATAATCTCCTTTTTTTAGCCACAAATGCTTGTAAAAGGGGATATAATCCTTATGTTTTCGTCCCAATCGCTTAACAATGACAGCGCTAACGAAGCTGATTACTTCGGAAGGAATCTTACCATTGACGCGCTCAGGATAGGCAATAAATATGATCTCAAAATCATAATCCTGATTTGGGAGTTTATTTTTCAGGTAGTCCTCCGTGTCTTGAGTCAGCCGTTCTTTCCAGTCTATGGTAAGCATCTATATCTCCTATATTTACAATATTTTCCAACTTATTGCATTAGGGAATATGCTCATAATACTGTCAAGCAAAAATTCCGCCACTTTAGCCTATAATCAACAAAAGTTAAGAATCTACTTGGAGTATAAATTGATAGCTCAATCAATGTCTTTAATCTAAGCAAATGTAGCCTGATTTAGTTTGCAGGATGTGATATGAACCTTAGTATATAATTGGTAAGAAAATGAAAAAAGAAAGTTTTGAGGAATTCCTGTCTGCCCATGAGAAGCGTATTTATCGATATCTTTTGGGCTTAACTGCAAATGAACATGATGCCATGGATCTGGTGCAAACTGTGTTTATAGCCATCTATGAAAAGTTTGAGCGCATCGAGGAACCTACTGCGCTTTCATATACATATAGGGTAGCTCACAACAAAGCGATGACTTTTCTGAAACAGAAATCTCGATATGTAGATGTGGATCCAAGTTCCTTTGTAAATGTGTTAAAAGCACCTGAGCCCCCAGAAGAGCAGGACTACACATTTTTACACAAAGCCCTCAAAGACTTACCACCACGTATGGCTGCCGTAATCCAATTACAATACTATGAAAATATGTCTTACAAAGAGATATCTACTCGATTGGGGATTAGCGTTAAGGCTGTGGAATCCCTTTTGGTTCGAGCTAAACGTATATTGCGCAAAAAAATCATGCAGGGAAAAAAGGAGTAATTTGTACTATGAACATAAAGCTGAGTATGCTTAATATATTTAAAGGAGAGAACAATGAGATGCAGAACCGCAGAACGTTATATAAGTCTCAAGCTTGATAATGAGCTAGCACCCAAGTATGCTCACAAACTGGATCAGCATCTTGCCTGTTGCATCTCCTGCAAACATATTTTTGAAGAAACTAAAAGCCTGCAAAATATGCTTAAACAAAAAGAAAATGAAGAGTATCCTTCATGGATGCACCAACGCATTATGCACAACCTGCCTACACCTAAACGTAGGATCTGGTTACAAAAGCCAGTGTTTAGTTATGCAACCACCGGTATGGCTGTAGCGCTAAGTCTTTACATGGGCATAATGGTGGGAGTGCATGGTTTTCAAGAAAGTGGGTATTTGAGCTCTAATCTTCAAACTGAAGCTTCTCAATTAAGATTTGGAGAGAATAGTCTTATGGAGCTGTATGATGAGTAAACGTTTGATTACCATGCTGCTTATTGTCTCTCTAGCCTTCAATCTTGCCGTTTTGAGTAGCATTATCTGGCTACATTACCGCCTGCCGCATCCTCCTCATCATACTGGTTCTTATGAACGTCCCAGACTACCGGAGCACATTAAATCTATGCCTATGGATAAAGAATTGGGGGATATGCGCCGCGAATATGATGAATATAGAATACGCTTTATGCGCAAATTGGCACTGGAGGATTATTCCGAGCAGAACCTCATTGCCATTATAGATTCCTCTTTAGCAGCACAACATAAACTGGAAGAAGCATTGGGAACTAGACTTATCAACCTTCGTAAACAAATGAGCGCAGAAGAAGCATTCGAATATTTCAATGCCCGCGCCGACATAATGGAACAACGTATGTTAAAAATTGAAAACTATAAATACAGGAGAACAAATTATGAAAAGAATACTGGTGATAAGCCTGATTATCGTGATGAGCGCAGGCGTCCTGATGGCCCAAAGAGCCGTTAGAACTCCGGCAAAGCCGTATCCTCCTATGATGCGCAGTCATTTTGATCCTATGCAAAAATGCATGGAGGAACTGAAACTGAGTGAAGCTCAAATGAACAAATTTGCCGAAAGCAAAGCAACATTTGAAAGACAACAAAACACATTAGAAGCCGAGCTTAGTAATCTGAGATTGGATGTTCAAGCTGCCTACAAAGCAGAAAACTTTAAAAGAGTAAAAGAACTGAACAGACAAATTACCGATAAGGAACTTGCCCTTAAAAACGCTCGCGTGGATATGCTGGCAAATCAAATGAAAGAACTTAACAAAGAGCAGAAAGAAATCATGTTAAAGAACATGAACATGATGATGGGTAATGCTCATCGCTTTCAGATGAGGAACCCCAATATGCTGGATGGCAACAGATTAAATCGTCGCCCTCCAGGGATGGGTGTAAGACAGCAAGATTGCGAAGAAGAATGTGACGATTGCGACGGCGAAAGAAAGCTTAAAAACCGTAAATAATATCCCTCCTCAACAACACACAAAAAATGCCATGGGATCCCCTCCCATGGCATTTCTATTGGCGATAAAGTAAGCTTTACTACGTAGGCAGCACGAATTTCGTAAACTACAATAAAAAGTTCTATAAACTGATTGAACTTGACTGATGTTTATATATTGCGGAGATGGCGCCATGAAGCATTTGATGATACTTTTACTGTTACTAATAGCATTTTTGCCAATACTTAGCGCTGATGGCACGGAGCCCCATGCTTGGGAGTATCTGAAGTCTTATCCACAAAGCGTGGGTTCGGGCATTACTGCGCCTTATCATTGGGAAGCCAAAGAATGGATCACAACCAGCTCTATTATTGCCTTAATGGGCGCAGCCTATGTGGTAGATGAAGAAATTCGCACACTTTTTCAAAGTAATCGGAGTGAATTCAGCAATTCCGTAATGATTGCCGCCAAGCAGTTTGGCGAGGGCAAGTATGTTTTGCCTGCCATAGGCATAACTGTTTTGAGTGGATATGCCTTTGATTCGCCTAAAACCATAGACAGCGGATTTTTATCCCTCAAAAGCTTCATAATAGCCAATGGCATAACCCAAGTAGTTAAACTAACTACCCAAAGAAAACGTCCCTCAGCCAATTCTGGCAAGCAATTCTTTAATGGATCTGGATTTAGCCGCAAGCGAGATAGTTTTCCTTCAGGACATACTACCATTGTATGGAGTATTGCTCCAATTCTTGTCAATCAATATCGGGAAAACTTGTGGGTGGCACCAAGCGTTTATACTATTGCAACGCTAACTTCGCTTTCTCGTGTACATGACGATAATCATTGGTTTAGTGACGTTTTAGCTGGAGCAGCAATTGGGTATTTCTCGGCAAAACTCGTGCTCAAAACAACTCCCACATTACACATATATCCAAATTCCCAGATTAACGGGTTTAGCTTAAGTTGGTGCTTTTAGATACCTATTTACCCAAGGCATAAGATAAGAAGCTAAGAACCGAATTGCAATAGGCTTGATTTCCCTTATAATACTCATTCAGATAATAATCTATCAGTTTCAAATCTAGCAAAGGATCTTCGGCAATACTTTTATCATGCCGCAAATCCCAGATCTTGTTTTTATTCTCCCATAAAAAAGACTTGGCTCGCGAATGTATGATATTTGGTTTCCTGCGCTGTTTTGCCGCAACCCAAAGCTTGAGAACATAAGGTTTTAGCAAATAAGGAGCAGTATGCCCAGCCAAAACCAAAGGATATTTTGCAAGCTGAGGCGTATTATTTGAGATTAATTTGCGGTGAGGTTGTTCATTAAGTTGAGCTGTCAAACCGTAATGCCAATGCTGTTTAAGAATAGAGCTTTGTAAAAACGGCATATGATCACAGATATACAAATCCAGATTACAAATATCCGGGAAAACGATGCTTCGGGATGAATAACGGACGTAAAGTAAATCCATCCATAAAGGGTTTGCCATTTTTCCTTGCGGAGGCAATTGCGAAACAATATCTTGTAAAGAATCCATATAGGCTTTATACATTTCAAGCCTGAGCTCAGGGATAAAAAAGCTTGGAGGCATTTGAGTAACATATCTTGCAAAAGAACGATAAGATGGTTTCTTGAATGTAGCCAAGCTGGTAAAATGCGCAAACATGGAGC from Candidatus Cloacimonadota bacterium carries:
- a CDS encoding zf-HC2 domain-containing protein, with amino-acid sequence MRCRTAERYISLKLDNELAPKYAHKLDQHLACCISCKHIFEETKSLQNMLKQKENEEYPSWMHQRIMHNLPTPKRRIWLQKPVFSYATTGMAVALSLYMGIMVGVHGFQESGYLSSNLQTEASQLRFGENSLMELYDE
- a CDS encoding periplasmic heavy metal sensor, whose product is MSKRLITMLLIVSLAFNLAVLSSIIWLHYRLPHPPHHTGSYERPRLPEHIKSMPMDKELGDMRREYDEYRIRFMRKLALEDYSEQNLIAIIDSSLAAQHKLEEALGTRLINLRKQMSAEEAFEYFNARADIMEQRMLKIENYKYRRTNYEKNTGDKPDYRDERRRPDGPKSR
- a CDS encoding hemolysin III family protein, producing MNSQKRFLDRIPLSPQQSSGEELANAITHGIGVGISIAALVILVVFAAQMSDTWKIVSFSIYGATMIILFLSSTLYHTFTQPYIKRFFRILDHSSIFLLIAGTYTPVTIGTMRGGWGWTLFGVIWGLTLLGIVLKIFAMGKKKWISILVYLLMGWIIVIAIKPLLASVPPSFLIWILIGGLAYSLGIGFYVAKNMRYHHAIWHLFVLAGCISHFFGMLTLINNA
- a CDS encoding aminopeptidase — its product is MKKNKEKNKLSYERKNFWKDASSSDQKAAMTYAVAYKKFLNDAKTERETTSWVEALLKKHRFTDIYSKKGGDKVYGIFRGKTMAIAVLGSEPISKGFNMVASHIDAPRVDLKQNPLYEDSSSQMACMRTHYYGGIKKYQWVSTPLSLHGVVVQTNGKVLEISLGEKDDEPVFIIPDLLPHLARKEQYTKNLAEAIDASKMNLVFGGMVEPKSEEKEAAKAYALKVLNDKYGIKEEDFISAELYLVPAYKCRDAGIDSSMVVGYGQDDRICAYTALTALLDNSTKKAKRTMIVYFSDKEEVGSQGATGANSIFIQDFVSDLMAYNKEDNSSTNLRKAFINAEILSGDVTAVIDPNYPNVHEKQNAVIFNHGVGLSKFTGSGGKYSCNDASAEFTAKVIRIFNDAGVFWQMGELGKVDEGGGGTIAYFLANLGAEVIDCGVGLMGMHSLYELCSKADLYSTYKGYKAFLANN
- a CDS encoding RNA polymerase sigma factor, with amino-acid sequence MKKESFEEFLSAHEKRIYRYLLGLTANEHDAMDLVQTVFIAIYEKFERIEEPTALSYTYRVAHNKAMTFLKQKSRYVDVDPSSFVNVLKAPEPPEEQDYTFLHKALKDLPPRMAAVIQLQYYENMSYKEISTRLGISVKAVESLLVRAKRILRKKIMQGKKE
- the bamD gene encoding outer membrane protein assembly factor BamD is translated as MRRYLSILLLIILALGACSRNISNLSTEERLALADEYYASGKYSKAATLYDDISFERKSAATAYATLRLADCYFAMNKFTDARLKYQQFIDGFPDHINAADAYYRVAVCFFEESLKPAYDQELTLLSIDAFHNFLERFPSDSRYEDALSYIRRAQYKLIEKKYQNGYIYYKMKDYSAALMYFEEVTELGNTDSLDRKSLYYSALLHKHQGNNEAANEYFSKLKAKYPGSKETRKLERKF
- the nadD gene encoding nicotinate (nicotinamide) nucleotide adenylyltransferase → MPQRNLLTGSYAILGGSFDPIHNGHLYVAKEVLSLSPVHKIILVPSFNHNFKGESIILDYDNRLTLAKEAVDHFTPLHFTIHPAEDFRTPIEVWDAERGESGYTSDLVKKLMANNPNQSFAFIIGADNLQKLPQWHDFDWLKTKLHFIILPRPDSVMPCDVLSQIQHTILDMPLCPISSSDIRTRITRGQSIQDLVPAGMEERISALYRR
- a CDS encoding phosphatase PAP2 family protein yields the protein MKHLMILLLLLIAFLPILSADGTEPHAWEYLKSYPQSVGSGITAPYHWEAKEWITTSSIIALMGAAYVVDEEIRTLFQSNRSEFSNSVMIAAKQFGEGKYVLPAIGITVLSGYAFDSPKTIDSGFLSLKSFIIANGITQVVKLTTQRKRPSANSGKQFFNGSGFSRKRDSFPSGHTTIVWSIAPILVNQYRENLWVAPSVYTIATLTSLSRVHDDNHWFSDVLAGAAIGYFSAKLVLKTTPTLHIYPNSQINGFSLSWCF
- the ybgF gene encoding tol-pal system protein YbgF yields the protein MKQFFLICLTLILISGCVSNKAIREQQDRMDQLEEDLAQNNEELVVLRKEIMQSRRDLTTSSADLDPEYVQSQFLQNEEDMKGLIAEVAEMAAAMDILTEDVVNSDREIVNMIRDLENRINALRTEGLSPEQAAALTPDIHQMEVNTREIDNLQAEISALKLELNHLKDNNVQAATDAATAQQNAASEKPEYEAARDEYYNGNFGQAIKKLDTFVQKYPNSVYAGNAIYWKGESYYAQAQFTNALREFNNVHSQYPKSWKIADTQLKIGMCHMNMGDHQTAKNELNKLKKDFPNYSRMDIVEKLLNQMQ
- a CDS encoding transcription elongation factor GreA gives rise to the protein MDLSVFITVQGMERLQKRINDLMTERPEVIKAVAIAREFGDLSENAEYKAAKERQRAIDGEIDYLRRRAAQLKVVDPSGFPHDAVRFGSSCKTKDEDTGEELCFKVVGAAELNFYDDESILQIVSVVSPIGKGLLGKKPGELALIKAPMGERRLKILEVL